In a single window of the Hirundo rustica isolate bHirRus1 chromosome 7, bHirRus1.pri.v3, whole genome shotgun sequence genome:
- the TMEM177 gene encoding transmembrane protein 177 yields MAVRFLRKASVWLEKHKITVLAVSCVGLLGTNLSYHVFPEQTFKLLHECWSAGQPAELSETLCGVFQDVLQDTGVKSTQSYRAFAASGFHPVSAGIPWLPAGSLVGIPPNFDSTAEDKKGIVNHLVVINGKKVDWESSEGMALREALTFSLEAQKFAIAREVVYLRNGSPLASAVVAPTCLAGTFVCGRALKLLLGLSTGPAILRGLCNLVTAMGGLLCYYVSSDAVTYHLDCRADSKAARLSQDYARGGLEFYDKILSRNRIFRGLMGKQGRKMYAPSGNLFPRHWFRIKYTPYTYRRTLIVNILREFQTSDGSA; encoded by the coding sequence ATGGCGGTGCGGTTCCTGCGGAAGGCGTCTGTGTGGTTAGAGAAGCACAAGATCACTGTGTTGGCCGTTTCTTGCGTGGGACTGCTTGGCACTAACCTTTCCTATCATGTGTTTCCTGAGCAGACATTCAAACTGTTGCACGAGTGCTGGTCAGCGGGGCAGCCAGCTGAGCTTTCAGAGACGCTCTGTGGTGTGTTTCAGGATGTCCTTCAAGATACTGGTGTGAAGTCCACTCAGTCTTACAGAGCCTTTGCAGCCTCTGGCTTCCACCCTGTGAGCGCTGGAATTCCCTGGCTGCCCGCAGGCTCTTTGGTGGGCATCCCACCTAACTTTGATAGCACAGCCGAGGATAAAAAAGGAATAGTCAACCATCTTGTTGTAATAAATGGCAAGAAAGTAGACTGGGAGAGCAGCGAAGGCATGGCTTTGAGGGAAGCTCTCACATTTTCCCTTGAAGCTCAGAAGTTTGCCATTGCCAGAGAAGTCGTGTACTTGCGGAATGGCAGCCCTTTAGCAAGCGCAGTCGTGGCTCCCACTTGCTTGGCCGGGACGTTTGTCTGTGGGAGGGCTCTAAAGCTGCTTCTGGGGTTGTCCACGGGCCCCGCCATCCTCCGTGGCCTCTGTAACCTCGTCACTGCCATGGGAGGGCTGCTCTGCTACTACGTCTCCTCCGATGCCGTCACCTATCACCTGGACTGCAGGGCCGACAGCAAGGCAGCCAGGCTTTCCCAGGACTACGCCAGAGGTGGCCTTGAATTTTATGATAAAATCTTGTCCCGCAACAGGATTTTTCGTGGTCTGATGGGCAAACAAGGGAGGAAAATGTATGCCCCGAGTGGTAACCTTTTCCCAAGGCACTGGTTCAGAATAAAATATACCCCGTACACTTACCGGAGAACTTTGattgttaatattttaagagAGTTCCAGACATCAGATGGGAGTGCTTGA